A region from the Triticum aestivum cultivar Chinese Spring chromosome 3D, IWGSC CS RefSeq v2.1, whole genome shotgun sequence genome encodes:
- the LOC123078840 gene encoding receptor-like serine/threonine-protein kinase ALE2 isoform X1, producing MGRRQGGNGWGVCAALAVASVVSAVVILGGAGHQQSHAPAFGRKVLLSITSGHPQINLDNILHPSQLQVPTLQSLGLTVKLSAPTSTDVNKQYDHYAPSPTIKHEDETVSASKQAVLPTMQPSVSPDHFYQSPEISPSIQSPGQPAPPSLMVSPATQRGNHHLQEQMSAASPSLPVEPHVSHAKIAVNTPAAAPFLPQPPWSSQPPPSSPSTGSQSTQPAPLHRIYGHSPSSFHTPPTGQDTLRVPVASPSEELPSNKKPPQEVVPPAPIAPGSSQDKDGISFARPPNNLPIHSSSPPKGTRETNHLTPAVPPLIHRAIQTPPQQRQHPHSNGPVASPRTTIHPANHGKANRVPVASPLKGRHHHSIPVNNTHGISGAPVVAPSKGRHHRSLPVNRTSVEGPVVSPQISPSIRRRGHVIPVAAPPKEPSSHVPPANHKHHKGSFPVISPAPHRTGNASATSHGHSGLDHGPAPAPLVLPPSNGKDGNPAYAPHHPRQYHSPSYSPEPALPPDNPAFRKPRALAPAPSHSLPPPPPPPNSYCTALNCKDPMTNSPPGTTCLCVLPIKVELRLGIALYTFFALVSELAQEIASGVFMKQSQVHVMGANAATEDPEKTIVLIDLVPLGASFDNTTTLSVFERFWHKQVIINPTDFGNYDVLYVQYPGLPSSPPSAPGNLNNSLSNGNDQRLHPLAADIGNHRETKSRGIIVIIVLSSVFALILCAGAALVIYFKLRNRHHLTEASLIPEKPADSAIAGSRLESRPISASPSLSSSIVAYKGSAKIFSLVEMDRATQRFDESRIIGEGGFGRVYEGILEDGERVAVKVLKRDDQQGTREFLAEVEMLSRLHHRNLVKLIGICSEEHMRCLVYELVPNGSLEFHLHGSYKDTALLDWDARLKIALGAARGLAYLHEDSSPRVIHRDFKSSNILLEHDFTPKVSDFGLARTAIGEGNEHISTRVMGTFGYVAPEYAMTGHLLVKSDVYSYGVVLLELLTGRKPVDMSRPPGQENLVTWACPFLTNRDGLETLIDASLGSSIPLDSIAKVAAIASMCVQPEVDQRPFMGEVVQALKLVCKEGSEFNESTSFSQDLHIQDAEIVSRASLDMDAGPVLSTEQFTASARYDTLDASGSFRRYSSSGPLKVGRTEHNRERGLSTGSSSEHCGLQRFRMDSE from the exons ATGGGGCGGCGCCAAGGAGGGAACGGGTGGGGCGTCTgcgccgccctcgccgtcgcctcggTCGTCTCCGCTGTCGTCATCCTTGGAGGTGCAG GTCATCAGCAATCTCATGCACCTGCCTTTGGTCGTAAAGTTCTTCTATCCATAACAAGTGGCCATCCACAAATCAACTTGGATAATATACTTCACCCATCACAACTACAAGTTCCAACATTGCAAAGCTTAG GGCTAACTGTAAAATTATCAGCACCAACTAGTACAGATGTTAACAAACAGTATGATCATTACGCACCGAGCCCAACAATCAAACATGAAG ATGAAACTGTGTCAGCATCCAAGCAGGCAGTGCTGCCTACAATGCAACCTAGTGTTTCACCTGATCATTTTTATCAGTCACCAGAAATATCTCCATCTATACAGAGTCCAG GCCAACCTGCCCCTCCTTCACTAATGGTTTCTCCAGCTACTCAAAGAGGTAATCATCATCTTCAAGAACAAATGTCTGCTGCTTCGCCATCTCTTCCAGTTGAACCACATGTGTCTCATGCTAAAATTGCTGTGAACACTCCGGCTGCCGCACcttttctaccacagccaccctgGT CATCTCAACCGCCTCCATCTTCACCTTCCACTGGCAGTCAATCAACACAGCCAGCTCCTTTACACCGTATATATGGCCATT CTCCTTCTTCATTCCATACTCCTCCAACAGGCCAGGACACACTTAGAGTACCAGTTGCTTCACCTTCAGAAGAACTACCCAGCAATAAAAAGCCACCACAGGAAG TAGTACCACCGGCGCCCATTGCTCCTGGATCCAGTCAGGACAAGGATGGCATATCATTTGCTAGACCTCCAAATAATTTGCCAATTCACAGCAGCTCACCACCAAAAG GCACAAGGGAGACTAATCATTTAACTCCTGCCGTTCCACCTTTGATACACCGGGCCATTCAAACCCCCCCACAACAGAGGCAACATCCTCATTCAAATG GACCAGTTGCTTCTCCAAGAACAACAATCCATCCTGCCAACCATGGGAAGGCCAATCGCGTTCCAGTTGCATCACCTTTAAAAGGAAGACATCACCATTCCATACCTGTAAATAATACACATGGGATCAGTGGGGCTCCAGTTGTGGCACCGTCAAAGGGAAGGCATCACCGTTCCTTGCCTGTCAATAGGACATCTGTAGAAG GACCTGTCGTTTCTCCTCAAATTTCCCCCAGCATCCGTAGGAGAGGACATGTCATTCCAGTTGCTGCACCGCCAAAGGAACCTTCCAGCCATGTACCACCTGCAAATCATAAACACCACAAAG GTTCCTTTCCTGTCATAAGCCCTGCTCCACATAGAACTGGTAATGCTTCTGCAACAAGCCATGGACATTCAGGTTTAGATCATGGTCCTGCCCCAGCACCGCTAGTCTTGCCTCCATCAAATGGAAAAGATGGAAATCCAGCGTATGCTCCGCATCACCCTCGTCAGTATCATTCACCTTCATATTCTCCAG AACCTGCTCTACCACCTGACAATCCTGCATTTAGAAAGCCCAGGGCTTTGGCACCAGCACCAAGTCATTCCttgccgcctccacctccacctccaaatTCAT ACTGCACGGCGTTAAATTGTAAAGATCCTATGACCAATAGTCCTCCAGGAACAACATGCCTCTGTGTGTTGCCAATAAAAGTTGAGCTTCGATTAGGTATAGCACTGTACACATTCTTTGCATTGGTCTCAGAACTTGCACAAGAAATTGCATCTGGAGTGTTCATGAAGCAAAGTCAAGTTCATGTTATGGGAGCAAATGCTGCAACTGAAGACCCTGAGAAGACAATTGTCCTCATTGATCTTGTGCCACTGGGAGCAAGCTTTGACAATACAACAACACTTTCAGTATTTGAAAGGTTTTGGCACAAACAGGTCATCATAAATCCTACGGATTTTGGAAACTATGATGTGTTATATGTTCAATACCCAG GTCTTCCTTCGTCACCACCATCAGCTCCTGGAAATCTGAACAACAGTCTTAGCAATGGAAATGATCAAAGGTTACACCCACTTGCTGCTGATATAGGAAACCACAGAGAAACAAAAAGCAGAGGAATAATTGTGATTATTGTCCTGTCAAGTGTCTTTGCTTTAATTTTATGTGCTGGAGCTGCATTGGTGATTTATTTCAAGCTTAGAAACCGCCATCATTTAACCGAAGCATCACTTATACCAGAAAAGCCTGCAG ATTCTGCAATAGCCGGGAGTAGGCTAGAAAGCAGACCTATCTCGGCATCACCGTCATTAAGCTCAAGTATAGTGGCATATAAAGGATCAGCAAAAATATTTAGTTTGGTTGAAATGGACAGAGCTACACAAAGATTTGACGAGTCCAGGATAATTGGTGAGGGTGGTTTCGGACGTGTTTATGAAGGTATTCTTGAGGATGGAGAACGGGTTGCTGTCAAAGTTCTTAAGAGGGATGACCAGCAAGGAACCCGGGAATTCTTGGCTGAGGTTGAGATGCTTAGCCGATTGCATCACAGGAACTTGGTTAAGTTGATAGGCATATGCTCggaggagcatatgagatgtttggtATATGAGCTTGTTCCAAATGGAAGTCTGGAATTTCACCTGCACG GATCATATAAGGACACTGCTCTGCTTGATTGGGATGCCAGGCTTAAAATTGCACTTGGCGCGGCACGAGGTCTTGCTTATTTGCATGAAGATTCAAGTCCTCGTGTTATACACCGTGACTTCAAGTCAAGTAACATTTTGTTGGAACATGACTTCACCCCCAAGGTTTCAGACTTTGGCCTAGCAAGAACTGCTATAGGCGAGGGGAACGAGCATATCTCAACTCGGGTTATGGGAACTTTTGG GTATGTTGCTCCTGAATATGCGATGACTGGGCATCTTCTAGTGAAGAGCGATGTCTACAGCTATGGTGTCGTCCTCCTCGAGCTTCTTACAGGCAGGAAACCTGTAGATATGTCAAGGCCCCCAGGGCAAGAAAACTTAGTGACGTGGGCCTGTCCTTTTCTGACAAATAGAGATGGTTTGGAAACACTCATCGATGCATCACTTGGAAGTAGCATCCCGTTAGACAGCATCGCAAAAGTAGCAGCAATTGCTTCCATGTGTGTTCAGCCAGAGGTGGACCAGCGGCCCTTTATGGGGGAAGTTGTTCAAGCCTTAAAGTTGGTGTGCAAAGAAGGCAGTGAGTTCAACGAGTCAACAAGTTTTAGCCAAGATTTGCACATCCAAGACGCTGAGATTGTAAGCAGAGCAAGTCTGGATATGGATGCAGGCCCAGTGCTGTCTACGGAGCAGTTCACTGCATCGGCGCGTTATGATACACTGGATGCATCTGGTTCTTTTCGGCGGTATTCAAGTTCAGGTCCTCTGAAGGTCGGTCGAACTGAACACAACAGGGAGCGAGGCTTATCAACAGGTAGCTCAAGTGAACACTGTGGTCTACAACGATTTAGGATGGATTCAGAGTAG
- the LOC123078840 gene encoding receptor-like serine/threonine-protein kinase ALE2 isoform X4 gives MGRRQGGNGWGVCAALAVASVVSAVVILGGAGHQQSHAPAFGRKVLLSITSGHPQINLDNILHPSQLQVPTLQSLAPTSTDVNKQYDHYAPSPTIKHEDETVSASKQAVLPTMQPSVSPDHFYQSPEISPSIQSPGQPAPPSLMVSPATQRGNHHLQEQMSAASPSLPVEPHVSHAKIAVNTPAAAPFLPQPPWSSQPPPSSPSTGSQSTQPAPLHRIYGHSPSSFHTPPTGQDTLRVPVASPSEELPSNKKPPQEVVPPAPIAPGSSQDKDGISFARPPNNLPIHSSSPPKGTRETNHLTPAVPPLIHRAIQTPPQQRQHPHSNGPVASPRTTIHPANHGKANRVPVASPLKGRHHHSIPVNNTHGISGAPVVAPSKGRHHRSLPVNRTSVEGPVVSPQISPSIRRRGHVIPVAAPPKEPSSHVPPANHKHHKGSFPVISPAPHRTGNASATSHGHSGLDHGPAPAPLVLPPSNGKDGNPAYAPHHPRQYHSPSYSPEPALPPDNPAFRKPRALAPAPSHSLPPPPPPPNSYCTALNCKDPMTNSPPGTTCLCVLPIKVELRLGIALYTFFALVSELAQEIASGVFMKQSQVHVMGANAATEDPEKTIVLIDLVPLGASFDNTTTLSVFERFWHKQVIINPTDFGNYDVLYVQYPGLPSSPPSAPGNLNNSLSNGNDQRLHPLAADIGNHRETKSRGIIVIIVLSSVFALILCAGAALVIYFKLRNRHHLTEASLIPEKPADSAIAGSRLESRPISASPSLSSSIVAYKGSAKIFSLVEMDRATQRFDESRIIGEGGFGRVYEGILEDGERVAVKVLKRDDQQGTREFLAEVEMLSRLHHRNLVKLIGICSEEHMRCLVYELVPNGSLEFHLHGSYKDTALLDWDARLKIALGAARGLAYLHEDSSPRVIHRDFKSSNILLEHDFTPKVSDFGLARTAIGEGNEHISTRVMGTFGYVAPEYAMTGHLLVKSDVYSYGVVLLELLTGRKPVDMSRPPGQENLVTWACPFLTNRDGLETLIDASLGSSIPLDSIAKVAAIASMCVQPEVDQRPFMGEVVQALKLVCKEGSEFNESTSFSQDLHIQDAEIVSRASLDMDAGPVLSTEQFTASARYDTLDASGSFRRYSSSGPLKVGRTEHNRERGLSTGSSSEHCGLQRFRMDSE, from the exons ATGGGGCGGCGCCAAGGAGGGAACGGGTGGGGCGTCTgcgccgccctcgccgtcgcctcggTCGTCTCCGCTGTCGTCATCCTTGGAGGTGCAG GTCATCAGCAATCTCATGCACCTGCCTTTGGTCGTAAAGTTCTTCTATCCATAACAAGTGGCCATCCACAAATCAACTTGGATAATATACTTCACCCATCACAACTACAAGTTCCAACATTGCAAAGCTTAG CACCAACTAGTACAGATGTTAACAAACAGTATGATCATTACGCACCGAGCCCAACAATCAAACATGAAG ATGAAACTGTGTCAGCATCCAAGCAGGCAGTGCTGCCTACAATGCAACCTAGTGTTTCACCTGATCATTTTTATCAGTCACCAGAAATATCTCCATCTATACAGAGTCCAG GCCAACCTGCCCCTCCTTCACTAATGGTTTCTCCAGCTACTCAAAGAGGTAATCATCATCTTCAAGAACAAATGTCTGCTGCTTCGCCATCTCTTCCAGTTGAACCACATGTGTCTCATGCTAAAATTGCTGTGAACACTCCGGCTGCCGCACcttttctaccacagccaccctgGT CATCTCAACCGCCTCCATCTTCACCTTCCACTGGCAGTCAATCAACACAGCCAGCTCCTTTACACCGTATATATGGCCATT CTCCTTCTTCATTCCATACTCCTCCAACAGGCCAGGACACACTTAGAGTACCAGTTGCTTCACCTTCAGAAGAACTACCCAGCAATAAAAAGCCACCACAGGAAG TAGTACCACCGGCGCCCATTGCTCCTGGATCCAGTCAGGACAAGGATGGCATATCATTTGCTAGACCTCCAAATAATTTGCCAATTCACAGCAGCTCACCACCAAAAG GCACAAGGGAGACTAATCATTTAACTCCTGCCGTTCCACCTTTGATACACCGGGCCATTCAAACCCCCCCACAACAGAGGCAACATCCTCATTCAAATG GACCAGTTGCTTCTCCAAGAACAACAATCCATCCTGCCAACCATGGGAAGGCCAATCGCGTTCCAGTTGCATCACCTTTAAAAGGAAGACATCACCATTCCATACCTGTAAATAATACACATGGGATCAGTGGGGCTCCAGTTGTGGCACCGTCAAAGGGAAGGCATCACCGTTCCTTGCCTGTCAATAGGACATCTGTAGAAG GACCTGTCGTTTCTCCTCAAATTTCCCCCAGCATCCGTAGGAGAGGACATGTCATTCCAGTTGCTGCACCGCCAAAGGAACCTTCCAGCCATGTACCACCTGCAAATCATAAACACCACAAAG GTTCCTTTCCTGTCATAAGCCCTGCTCCACATAGAACTGGTAATGCTTCTGCAACAAGCCATGGACATTCAGGTTTAGATCATGGTCCTGCCCCAGCACCGCTAGTCTTGCCTCCATCAAATGGAAAAGATGGAAATCCAGCGTATGCTCCGCATCACCCTCGTCAGTATCATTCACCTTCATATTCTCCAG AACCTGCTCTACCACCTGACAATCCTGCATTTAGAAAGCCCAGGGCTTTGGCACCAGCACCAAGTCATTCCttgccgcctccacctccacctccaaatTCAT ACTGCACGGCGTTAAATTGTAAAGATCCTATGACCAATAGTCCTCCAGGAACAACATGCCTCTGTGTGTTGCCAATAAAAGTTGAGCTTCGATTAGGTATAGCACTGTACACATTCTTTGCATTGGTCTCAGAACTTGCACAAGAAATTGCATCTGGAGTGTTCATGAAGCAAAGTCAAGTTCATGTTATGGGAGCAAATGCTGCAACTGAAGACCCTGAGAAGACAATTGTCCTCATTGATCTTGTGCCACTGGGAGCAAGCTTTGACAATACAACAACACTTTCAGTATTTGAAAGGTTTTGGCACAAACAGGTCATCATAAATCCTACGGATTTTGGAAACTATGATGTGTTATATGTTCAATACCCAG GTCTTCCTTCGTCACCACCATCAGCTCCTGGAAATCTGAACAACAGTCTTAGCAATGGAAATGATCAAAGGTTACACCCACTTGCTGCTGATATAGGAAACCACAGAGAAACAAAAAGCAGAGGAATAATTGTGATTATTGTCCTGTCAAGTGTCTTTGCTTTAATTTTATGTGCTGGAGCTGCATTGGTGATTTATTTCAAGCTTAGAAACCGCCATCATTTAACCGAAGCATCACTTATACCAGAAAAGCCTGCAG ATTCTGCAATAGCCGGGAGTAGGCTAGAAAGCAGACCTATCTCGGCATCACCGTCATTAAGCTCAAGTATAGTGGCATATAAAGGATCAGCAAAAATATTTAGTTTGGTTGAAATGGACAGAGCTACACAAAGATTTGACGAGTCCAGGATAATTGGTGAGGGTGGTTTCGGACGTGTTTATGAAGGTATTCTTGAGGATGGAGAACGGGTTGCTGTCAAAGTTCTTAAGAGGGATGACCAGCAAGGAACCCGGGAATTCTTGGCTGAGGTTGAGATGCTTAGCCGATTGCATCACAGGAACTTGGTTAAGTTGATAGGCATATGCTCggaggagcatatgagatgtttggtATATGAGCTTGTTCCAAATGGAAGTCTGGAATTTCACCTGCACG GATCATATAAGGACACTGCTCTGCTTGATTGGGATGCCAGGCTTAAAATTGCACTTGGCGCGGCACGAGGTCTTGCTTATTTGCATGAAGATTCAAGTCCTCGTGTTATACACCGTGACTTCAAGTCAAGTAACATTTTGTTGGAACATGACTTCACCCCCAAGGTTTCAGACTTTGGCCTAGCAAGAACTGCTATAGGCGAGGGGAACGAGCATATCTCAACTCGGGTTATGGGAACTTTTGG GTATGTTGCTCCTGAATATGCGATGACTGGGCATCTTCTAGTGAAGAGCGATGTCTACAGCTATGGTGTCGTCCTCCTCGAGCTTCTTACAGGCAGGAAACCTGTAGATATGTCAAGGCCCCCAGGGCAAGAAAACTTAGTGACGTGGGCCTGTCCTTTTCTGACAAATAGAGATGGTTTGGAAACACTCATCGATGCATCACTTGGAAGTAGCATCCCGTTAGACAGCATCGCAAAAGTAGCAGCAATTGCTTCCATGTGTGTTCAGCCAGAGGTGGACCAGCGGCCCTTTATGGGGGAAGTTGTTCAAGCCTTAAAGTTGGTGTGCAAAGAAGGCAGTGAGTTCAACGAGTCAACAAGTTTTAGCCAAGATTTGCACATCCAAGACGCTGAGATTGTAAGCAGAGCAAGTCTGGATATGGATGCAGGCCCAGTGCTGTCTACGGAGCAGTTCACTGCATCGGCGCGTTATGATACACTGGATGCATCTGGTTCTTTTCGGCGGTATTCAAGTTCAGGTCCTCTGAAGGTCGGTCGAACTGAACACAACAGGGAGCGAGGCTTATCAACAGGTAGCTCAAGTGAACACTGTGGTCTACAACGATTTAGGATGGATTCAGAGTAG